Part of the Archocentrus centrarchus isolate MPI-CPG fArcCen1 chromosome 4, fArcCen1, whole genome shotgun sequence genome is shown below.
ACCTGCTGCCAGTTAAcataattagttgcaaaatgttcctccagctgtttctctttAGTACCACTTTTCTAACCTTTTGTTGCTCCCATTTCAACCTtttttgccatcaaattcaaaatgagttaaTATTTTTCTTGGAATAGTCAAATGTGTCAGGAATTGGGGTTGTAACTGAGTGGTAGCTCATTAGCCTACAGACAACAATAATTTACAAAAGCTGAGTGGATTTCTTTGGGCCAGTGTTATCTATATGTCAGTCTTTTGTGTCTCTATGTGAATGTCAGTGATTTTGAGCCTGGaagatactgaaaaaaaaataactctggATGCAATGAGCAAGTGCAGATcatcaaatgatgtggaaaCCTTGTGTTAACACAGAACAGAAAATCTAGAGCTCCATTTGCAGGTTATACTCTAGTTTTGTTGTTGTCCTTGTATAATGTGAGAGAACAGTATCACACTGGGGAGAAAGATGACTTTTGTTATTTGAAGTGCATGACAAAATGAATTTGTTAATGTAACAACATTGCTTGCATGATGAAACTTAAAACAATTAAGACTCTTGAATTGAAATCTCAAGCACATATTTCAGTTTATAAGAGATTCAACTTATTTCAAGTTCTCCAAGTACACATGAGGGCCTCAAAGTATTCTCCATGGAAATATACACCGGTCGAGAGTACACACCTTATTGACAATATCCAACCTTGCCTTTGTCAGGCCTACTTAATGTATGTAACTGTACAAAGAATTGATTCTGTGTGGGCTCCTATGCTGACTCCCCTTGGCTCTGAGCCCAGTATAGCTGTCTTAGTTGTGCGTGACAGCAGACATGGTGCAGAGCATCTGTAATGTTTTATGCAAGGACATAAGACCATAGCTTTGAGCCAAAAAacaccagttaaaaaaaaaagtcctagaGACCACCATCTAAGAAGACTGATGATCTCAATAGATCTTTTAAATCTGTCCCAGAAGACAACAACAAAGAGGGAGGCTGGGCACATATTTGGAATTTGAAAATATCCTCTTGCTAATtcctaataaataaaacagttgtGTGACTTAACCttccttcactttgtcagagaTAGTTTGCAAATTTTTGCATatctccaaagtttcacttgagTCACGGAGGACTGAAATGAGAGaacttctcttctttttttaacatacaAAGAAGACGATGGCTGGAGTAACATGAGGTTAAAAAAGCCAGGTTGGGAAATTTTGTGTCAGCCATAGGAACCTCATAAACAGTATAAGTCTGACACCAGACagacgcacgcacgcacgcacacacacacacacagaaacacacctcAAACCACACTTAAAAACACTCTTGTACCATACTGTGCTCCCAGCACTGAACTCTACGTGAACTTTGAAACtaaaatatgtgtgtgataGTAGAGTGAATGTGTATCATGGCCAGAAACAGGAGAGGAAATATTTTAGGGGAGAGAGTCACCATCAGTTTGATATATGTGTGAGGACTGGTGCTTATGTGCAGATACACGTGTGAACTTTGCTGTATGATTGTCTATGCATATAATATGTGgaacaaaaaatgtgtttgatgtgcTGTGGAGGTCACTGAACCATGTCATTTTGCCAGTTTTtagtaatgtgttttttttccaaccttataatatgacagaaaaaagcctacccccccccccccccccccccaccccccacccctcatcATTACACTTCAGAGTAAAACTGACATTTACTGTACTGGCAGTGCttagtgtgttttgtgttctgcGCAATATGTCTTATATTAAGAATGTCTGTGCTCTCCAGAAAGAAAAGGCACATCAATTTCAAGGTGTTATCATTGAAAGAAGTCATGCAATATCATTTATTTCTATCTCAATCCCAGTACTGCGTATCTAAAAATTGAGGCACACTAAAACTTTTGTGGTACTATTATAGTGCTATTCATAGAAGCAGAAGAATAGGAGCAGTATGGTTTCAAGttgcaatggaaaaaaaaaactctaagcGAGACGATAAGAGAGAGATCTGCATGCTGTGAACACGCTGCTTGTAAGATCTCCACCTATACGAGTGAAAGCATGGAAATGTGTCTAACCACACTGAAGATGTTTGGCTGTTCCTGTAGGATTTCCTTCAAGGGAGAGAAGTAAGGATGGGAAATCAATGTTCCAAGCTACTGAGCTGTACACATTAATAATACTTCATGACAATTGGAGATCATAAGGGACATGTTGTAATTAAGTGGCATGGCTAATACATCGTTTTTGCTTTGTAAAGGGATCCATTTAGTGACTATCAGAGAGAAATGGCTTCAGCTCACTGAGTCTAATACAAGTAGGTGAGCAGCTTTCAGACAGACAAATGAACCACAGGCCTACCTTGTTCTTGCTGTTTGCTGGCAGCAGCCGCTTTCTGGCTTGGGGAGTAGAAGGCAGAGAGGACGCTGAGGGAGCTGACCAGTTGGCTCTGAATGGAGCTCATTTTGGAAGGACCAGGTTTCCCTGTTGGTTtccctgttgctgctgctggggCTGCTTTCCCTGCAGGCTTGGCTGATGTTGCCTTTCCAGGCTCTGCTCGTTTCCCTGTCGTCTTTTTCTGTGCGCTGGGGATCTCCTGCTGGCTGGCTGTTTGTTGAGCACCAGAGCTGCTTCCAAGATGTGCCCACTGCTCTCCTAGTAGCCCTGTTAGACGAGTTACAACTTGACCCAATGCTGCAGGCGATGTTGGTGACTCACTGGAGCCTCTACGAGGAGGCTGGCCCTCACCAGTGTCACGACGTGAGCCTTGGGCTTCACTTGAGCCACGACGTTGACCTGCTTCACTGGAGCCTCTGCGCAGTGACTGTGTCTCACTGGCATCTTTGTGAGGGGCCTGAGCCTCACTGGAGCTTCTACGTGAACCCTGAGGTTGAGTTTGAACATCACTTGACCCTTGGCGAGTTGGGTGGGTCTGGGCTTCTCCTGATCCACGTCTAGGAGTGTGTGAGGCACCAGACACCCTCTGTGGTGCTTTCAGTTCTTTTGAGTCACGTTGGGCTGCAGAAGTTTGAGACTGGGCTTGAATTGATTTAGGCCTAACTTGGACTTCACTAGAGCCTGGAGACACACTCTGAGTCTCAGCCTGAAGCTGAGCTTCAGATTGCTTCTCACCAGACTCCCCAGGAAGCTTCTTTGCTATGGTGTGGTCCTCAACCTCAGGCACAGATGGTGTTTGATGTTTTACCTGTGTTTCAGAGAGCTGTTCTGGTGACCGAGCCGCAAGCTGACCAGCACTCTGTTCCTGCACCAGGGGCTGGGTTTTTGCCTGGGGCTGGGTCTGCTGGACTTGACTTTCACTAGATCCCCTACGAGGACGCACAGGCACCACCTGAAGTTGAAGAGGTGCGGGCTGTGCTTGCTCCACTGAGGGTTTCTTGCCTCTCTGTGGTCTTACAGGAGCTGCTGTCTTCACAGCTGTATTCTCAGCTGTCACTGCAACAGTGTCAGCGGCTACAGTTTCTTTGATTGTTGCACACACAATTTCTCCTTCTcctgtttctttcttctctgtAGTCTCAGGGGCAGCCGGTCTTGTTTCAACAACTTCTGtaactttttctgtttctgagtCATCGTGTCCAGGACTCACTTTAATCTCATTTTCTCCCGCTTTAGCAACTGAACTGGCACACTCTTCATCCTTCCTTACATCTAAAGTTTGTGTGCTTTCTACAACTGCAGCTGCGCTCTCTGTTAAAACTTCAACAACCAAACGTTCACTCTCTCTTTGAATTCTTTCATATGTTACCCTGTCTTCTGTTCTTTCGCTCACCGCTACTTCTTCTCTTTGGCTGCCTGAGTTTTCACTCACTTGACTCTCTGCTTCTGCGCCTCTCGCTGGGTTGTTGTCGTGACGTCTTTCTGTCTCCGTCTCAGTCTGCTGGTCTGCTCTCTGGGCTACCTCTGTCTCTGTTACTCTGTCCACAGTGTCCACCCTTTCTGTCTCAGTCCCTCTGTCCACACTGCTGGCCCTCGGCCTCTGCGGATGGTCTGTCACCATTTCGCCTTCTGTTTCTGTGACTTGGTTTACCCTTTCGGCCGTTGATGTCTCGGTCATCTGATCCTGAGTGATGATGCTCTCTGTTAATGTGCCCCGTTCCATGCTGTTGGCTCTGGGCCTTGGTGGACTCACTGCTGTTATCTCTGCCTCTGTCACCTGGTCATGCACGTCAACATTTCTAGTCACTGGTCCTTGAGCTACACTTTCAGTCTGTGGTTTGGGTACACACACTTCAATGCAGATTTTATCAGTGTCTGTCCCCTGATCAATGGTACCAGGTgattctgtctctgtttcttggttggcacagtcTATTCTTTCTGTCACCGTCCCTGTGTCAATGCTCTCTCTTCTTGGATGTCTGTGTGCTTCTGAGGTACAAACCTCAACTCTCATTCCTTCGCTCAATTGTAGTATTCTCTCCTCTTTTAGCTTGTTCTCCTctatttgttgttttaaaagcGCATTTGTTCTCTCCAGCTCTTGGCTAGCCTGAATAAGGTTACCTTCCAGTATCATTAGCCTCTCCTGCAGCTTCTGCATACCATCCAGATCCTcaggttttcctttttttgctgCAGCCTCTGTTTCTTTTAAAGCCATGGTAAGTGATATTAATTCATCCCCTGCAATGTCCTGTGCCAGTTTTTCCACTGCCTGCCCCAGAGGACTCTCTGTGTCTTTTTGCTTGTCTGATTTTTCCAGTGAGTGTCGCTCCAATTCTTGTGCTGACGACACACCAATTTCTCCTTGTGCTGAGCTCTCCACCTCTGACGATAACACTTTAGTTTTCTTTG
Proteins encoded:
- the kank4 gene encoding KN motif and ankyrin repeat domain-containing protein 1 gives rise to the protein MMDKKSANGFQSKASEGGVQRKQLPYSVETPYGFHLDLDFLKYVDDIEKGNTIKRVHIQRRVKGPPKFSTLPRNFSLPGHGVRPTPKEKDSTWSGTSTLGPKPKSRVSEVQQIFDFRANEGVISSQSSRGSTSQGAGYVSTKPRDDVGTGARGVEDKTGGIQSRPNLLRASSMPITLQQRKSSDSSSPDRIVGTPENGSTENMFRASPDVTERRCVPQDRAGLHQQITVALKRVRELEEQVKTIPELKAQICSLREEREQLLLQLQAQAQAQVSKSSTTVPTGYDPRTNNQSQEQRPSEELKLVLKTQPTGGLEDSRLGPSKQVTGKEEQNGAKKTKVLSSEVESSAQGEIGVSSAQELERHSLEKSDKQKDTESPLGQAVEKLAQDIAGDELISLTMALKETEAAAKKGKPEDLDGMQKLQERLMILEGNLIQASQELERTNALLKQQIEENKLKEERILQLSEGMRVEVCTSEAHRHPRRESIDTGTVTERIDCANQETETESPGTIDQGTDTDKICIEVCVPKPQTESVAQGPVTRNVDVHDQVTEAEITAVSPPRPRANSMERGTLTESIITQDQMTETSTAERVNQVTETEGEMVTDHPQRPRASSVDRGTETERVDTVDRVTETEVAQRADQQTETETERRHDNNPARGAEAESQVSENSGSQREEVAVSERTEDRVTYERIQRESERLVVEVLTESAAAVVESTQTLDVRKDEECASSVAKAGENEIKVSPGHDDSETEKVTEVVETRPAAPETTEKKETGEGEIVCATIKETVAADTVAVTAENTAVKTAAPVRPQRGKKPSVEQAQPAPLQLQVVPVRPRRGSSESQVQQTQPQAKTQPLVQEQSAGQLAARSPEQLSETQVKHQTPSVPEVEDHTIAKKLPGESGEKQSEAQLQAETQSVSPGSSEVQVRPKSIQAQSQTSAAQRDSKELKAPQRVSGASHTPRRGSGEAQTHPTRQGSSDVQTQPQGSRRSSSEAQAPHKDASETQSLRRGSSEAGQRRGSSEAQGSRRDTGEGQPPRRGSSESPTSPAALGQVVTRLTGLLGEQWAHLGSSSGAQQTASQQEIPSAQKKTTGKRAEPGKATSAKPAGKAAPAAATGKPTGKPGPSKMSSIQSQLVSSLSVLSAFYSPSQKAAAASKQQEQGLKSIMKKNGAAGKPGNKGAKKNLKFVGVNGGYETTSSEESSGDEKSKVEVEEEDSSEPEAEKEKEKEPEKEPEEGAEAQGKDAEVPAEGGGAVAEEKEAERGLLDPESSQELLEEQAEGGKVDKGFIDACLYVKDRMEEVSSPDKEMRQVLVVLYQEWFRVSSQKDSQADTVRLYLRQVGLTTPTLLPYVVNLTDGNGNMALHYSVSHSNFPVVKLLLDTGLCETDNLNKAGYTPVMLAALTAAESPDDLEVAQQLLKLGDVNARSRQAGQTALMLAVSHGRVAMVKLLLSCGVDVNAQDHEGSTALMCASEHGHTRIARLLLETGRCDTSLTDKNGQTALSVAEGASHQDIIDLLKANPEAQTSESTGTADLL